In a genomic window of Streptomyces pristinaespiralis:
- a CDS encoding DUF742 domain-containing protein, producing MGPDLDGAGTGLTGFGPGGAGPTGSQWYDAEAGPLVRPYAMTGGRTRPGPSNVRFDLIALVVVDTDGPGPDGEALLGPEHRVLLTLCRCETQSVAELAADADLPVGVVRVLLGDLLEAGYVKVRRPVPPAQLPDERILREVIEGLRAL from the coding sequence ATGGGGCCGGATCTCGACGGGGCCGGCACCGGGCTCACCGGTTTCGGGCCCGGTGGCGCCGGGCCCACCGGTAGTCAGTGGTACGACGCGGAGGCCGGCCCCCTCGTCCGTCCGTACGCGATGACCGGCGGGCGCACCAGGCCCGGACCGAGCAACGTGCGGTTCGACCTCATCGCGCTCGTCGTCGTGGACACCGACGGACCGGGCCCGGACGGCGAGGCCCTGCTCGGCCCGGAGCACCGGGTGCTGCTGACCCTGTGCCGCTGCGAGACCCAGTCCGTGGCCGAGCTCGCCGCCGACGCCGACCTGCCGGTGGGTGTCGTGCGGGTGCTGCTGGGCGACCTGCTCGAGGCGGGGTACGTGAAGGTCCGCCGGCCGGTGCCGCCGGCGCAACTGCCGGACGAGCGGATCCTCAGAGAGGTGATCGAGGGACTGAGAGCGCTGTGA
- a CDS encoding GNAT family N-acetyltransferase has product MHVLLETGRLTLRAFTGADAGAVRAVVDDAEVMRYINGGRPSEPDEVERDLMPRFLHRYRCSGGPGFWVAEERGSGRFLGWFVFRPESEDSCREVELGYRLGRAAWGRGLATEGSLALIHKGFSELGVERVTANTMTVNTRSRRVMEKAGLRFVRTFFEEWPEQIEGSELGDVEYALTREEWAGARTPSR; this is encoded by the coding sequence ATGCATGTGCTCCTGGAGACCGGCCGGCTGACCCTGCGCGCCTTCACCGGCGCCGATGCCGGCGCGGTGCGCGCCGTCGTCGACGACGCCGAGGTGATGCGGTACATCAACGGCGGCCGGCCGTCCGAGCCGGACGAGGTGGAACGAGACCTCATGCCGCGTTTCCTGCACCGCTACCGCTGCTCCGGCGGTCCCGGGTTCTGGGTGGCCGAGGAGCGCGGGTCCGGCCGGTTCCTGGGCTGGTTCGTCTTCCGCCCCGAGTCCGAGGACAGCTGCCGCGAGGTCGAGCTCGGCTACCGCCTGGGACGGGCGGCTTGGGGCCGGGGACTCGCGACCGAGGGGTCGCTGGCGCTGATCCACAAGGGGTTCTCCGAGCTCGGTGTGGAGCGGGTGACCGCCAACACGATGACGGTCAACACCCGTTCGCGTCGGGTGATGGAGAAGGCGGGCCTGCGTTTCGTCCGCACCTTCTTCGAGGAGTGGCCGGAGCAGATCGAGGGCTCCGAACTGGGGGACGTCGAGTACGCGCTGACGCGGGAGGAGTGGGCCGGGGCCCGGACGCCCTCGCGCTGA
- a CDS encoding roadblock/LC7 domain-containing protein encodes MALDKGLDWLLDDLTKRVEHVRHALVLSNDGLVTGASTGLAREDAEHLAAVSSGLHSLARGSGRHFRAGRARQTMVEFDEALLFVTAAGEGSCLCVLTAAEADVGQVAYEMTLMVNRVGEHLGVEARQPGGSPF; translated from the coding sequence ATGGCGTTGGACAAGGGACTCGACTGGCTGCTGGACGACCTGACAAAACGGGTCGAACACGTCAGACACGCACTCGTGCTGTCCAACGACGGGCTGGTGACCGGTGCAAGCACCGGTCTCGCACGCGAGGACGCGGAGCATCTCGCCGCAGTCTCCTCGGGCCTGCACTCCCTCGCGAGGGGGTCAGGCCGCCACTTCCGCGCCGGCCGGGCACGCCAGACGATGGTCGAGTTCGACGAGGCGCTGCTCTTCGTGACCGCGGCCGGCGAAGGCAGTTGTCTGTGTGTCCTCACGGCCGCGGAGGCCGATGTCGGCCAGGTCGCGTACGAGATGACCCTCATGGTCAACAGGGTCGGCGAGCACCTGGGCGTCGAGGCGCGCCAGCCCGGGGGCAGCCCCTTCTGA
- a CDS encoding LysR family transcriptional regulator: MIDPRRLRILRAVADHRTVTAAASALYLTPSAVSQQLNALEQETGHALLIRSGKGVRLTAAGDILLTHTHAVLAQLERAEAELADYAGGVAGEVSVAAFATGIAEVVAPAIDRLSKARPGIRMRVRDAEGDESLPLVLDGEADLAVAVEYRGAPGAGDRRLARVPLYAEPFDAVLRADHPLAAKERVELAEFADSDWIGPYPGNPCHDMVLLACELAGFEPRLLHSSDDFRAVVALAGAGAGVALVPRSALRGMELRDTVVRPVAGPAATRRVFAAVRRGAEAHPLIRPVLDALAHTAQGLTTD; this comes from the coding sequence GTGATCGACCCCCGGCGGCTGCGCATCCTGCGGGCCGTGGCGGACCACCGTACGGTGACCGCCGCGGCTTCCGCGCTCTACCTGACCCCCTCGGCCGTCTCCCAGCAGCTCAACGCGCTGGAGCAGGAGACCGGCCACGCCCTGCTGATCCGCAGCGGCAAGGGCGTGCGGCTGACGGCGGCGGGCGACATCCTGCTCACCCACACCCACGCCGTCCTGGCACAGCTCGAACGGGCGGAGGCGGAGCTCGCCGACTACGCGGGCGGCGTGGCCGGCGAGGTGAGCGTCGCCGCGTTCGCCACCGGCATCGCGGAGGTCGTGGCCCCGGCCATAGACCGGCTCTCGAAGGCCCGCCCCGGCATTCGCATGCGCGTGCGGGACGCGGAGGGCGACGAGAGCCTGCCCTTGGTGCTCGACGGGGAGGCGGACCTCGCGGTAGCGGTGGAGTACCGGGGCGCTCCCGGCGCGGGTGACCGCCGGCTCGCCCGGGTGCCGCTGTACGCGGAACCGTTCGACGCCGTGCTGCGTGCCGACCATCCGCTCGCCGCGAAGGAGCGCGTGGAGCTCGCGGAGTTCGCCGACAGCGACTGGATCGGCCCCTATCCGGGCAATCCGTGCCACGACATGGTGCTGCTGGCGTGCGAGCTGGCCGGGTTCGAGCCGCGTCTCCTGCATTCCTCAGACGACTTCCGTGCCGTCGTCGCTCTCGCCGGAGCGGGCGCCGGGGTCGCCCTGGTGCCGCGTTCCGCTCTGCGCGGTATGGAGCTGCGCGACACGGTCGTGCGGCCGGTCGCGGGCCCTGCGGCCACCCGCCGGGTCTTCGCCGCGGTCCGCCGCGGCGCGGAGGCGCATCCACTCATCCGGCCGGTGCTGGACGCCCTGGCGCACACCGCGCAGGGCCTTACCACGGACTGA
- a CDS encoding roadblock/LC7 domain-containing protein, which translates to MTEHETAAAHYRFGDLDWLLDDLVQRAREVRHAVVLSNDGLPVGASHALSREDAEHLAAVASGFHSLAKGAGRHFRAGGVRQTMVEMDDGFLFVAAAGDGSCLAVLTSATADIGLVAYEMARLVKRVGEHLRTPPRVDAT; encoded by the coding sequence ATGACCGAGCACGAGACAGCCGCGGCCCACTACCGGTTCGGCGACCTCGACTGGCTGCTGGACGATCTCGTACAGCGCGCGCGCGAGGTACGGCACGCGGTGGTGCTGTCCAACGACGGCCTGCCGGTGGGCGCGTCGCACGCGCTGAGCCGCGAGGACGCGGAACACCTGGCCGCCGTCGCCTCCGGATTCCACAGCCTCGCCAAGGGCGCCGGGCGGCACTTCCGCGCCGGAGGGGTACGGCAGACGATGGTCGAGATGGACGACGGCTTCCTCTTCGTGGCCGCCGCGGGGGACGGTTCCTGCCTCGCCGTGCTCACCTCGGCCACCGCCGACATCGGCCTGGTCGCCTACGAGATGGCCCGCCTCGTCAAGCGCGTCGGCGAACACCTGCGCACGCCGCCACGCGTCGATGCGACATGA
- the tdh gene encoding L-threonine 3-dehydrogenase: protein MKALVKQHAEPGLWLMDVPEPETGPGDVLIKVLRTGICGTDLHIRSWDGWAQQAVTTPRVLGHEFVGEVAAIGADVQDIAVGDIVSGEGHLVCGKCRNCLAGRRHLCRSTIGLGVGRDGAFAEYVALPASNVWVHRTKVDLDVAAIFDPFGNAVHTALSFPLVGEDVLITGAGPIGIMAAAVARHAGARNVVITDVSESRLALARKVGATLAVNVAETDIAAAQRQLGLKEGFDIGLEMSGRPEAVRDMVDNMTHGGRIAMLGLPAQEFAVDWSKIVTSMITIKGIYGREMFETWYAMTVLLEGGLDLSPVITGSYGYQDFDAAFDEAATARSGKIILDWTV from the coding sequence ATGAAGGCACTTGTCAAGCAGCACGCCGAGCCCGGCCTCTGGCTCATGGACGTGCCGGAACCGGAGACCGGCCCGGGCGACGTGCTGATCAAGGTCCTCCGCACCGGCATCTGCGGCACCGACCTGCACATCAGGTCCTGGGACGGCTGGGCCCAGCAGGCCGTCACCACCCCGCGCGTCCTCGGACACGAGTTCGTCGGCGAGGTGGCCGCGATCGGCGCGGACGTCCAGGACATCGCCGTCGGCGACATCGTCAGTGGTGAGGGCCATCTGGTGTGCGGCAAGTGCCGCAACTGCCTGGCCGGCCGCCGCCACCTGTGTCGCAGCACCATCGGCCTCGGCGTCGGCCGCGACGGGGCGTTCGCCGAGTACGTGGCGCTGCCCGCCTCCAACGTGTGGGTGCACCGCACCAAGGTGGACCTCGATGTCGCCGCCATCTTCGACCCCTTCGGCAACGCGGTGCACACCGCGCTCTCCTTCCCCCTGGTCGGCGAGGACGTGCTGATCACCGGTGCCGGCCCCATCGGGATAATGGCCGCGGCGGTCGCCCGGCACGCCGGCGCGCGCAACGTCGTCATCACCGACGTCAGCGAGTCCAGGCTGGCGCTCGCCCGCAAGGTCGGCGCGACCCTGGCGGTCAACGTCGCGGAGACCGACATCGCCGCGGCGCAGCGGCAGCTCGGTCTCAAGGAAGGCTTCGACATCGGCCTCGAGATGTCCGGCCGCCCGGAAGCCGTGCGCGACATGGTCGACAACATGACGCACGGCGGCCGTATCGCGATGCTCGGCCTGCCCGCCCAGGAGTTCGCCGTCGACTGGTCGAAGATCGTCACGTCGATGATCACCATCAAGGGCATCTACGGACGGGAGATGTTCGAGACCTGGTACGCGATGACCGTCCTGCTCGAGGGCGGTCTCGACCTCAGCCCCGTGATCACAGGCAGCTACGGCTACCAGGACTTCGACGCGGCCTTCGACGAGGCCGCCACCGCCCGCAGCGGCAAGATCATCCTCGACTGGACCGTCTGA
- a CDS encoding glycine C-acetyltransferase, translating into MYASVRDDLRATIDEIRDAGLYKPERVIGTPQSASVAVTAGGAPGDVLNFCANNYLGLADHPEVVAAAKDALDRWGYGMASVRFICGTQEIHKELEQRLATFLGQEDTILYSSCFDANGGVFETLLGPEDAVISDALNHASIIDGIRLSKARRHRYANRDLADLEQQLKETQDARRRLIVTDGVFSMDGYVAPLAEICDLADRYDAMVMVDDSHAVGFVGPGGRGTPELHGVMDRVDIITGTLGKALGGASGGYVAARAEIVELLRQRSRPYLFSNSLAPVIAAASLKVLDLLESAGDLREKLAANTKLFRTEMAAAGFEILPGDHAIAPVMIGDAAEAGRMAELLLERGVYVIGFSYPVVPMGQARIRVQLSAAHSTEDVTRAVAAFVDARATMGG; encoded by the coding sequence ATGTACGCGTCCGTCCGCGACGACCTGCGTGCCACGATCGACGAGATCCGCGATGCCGGTCTCTACAAGCCCGAGCGTGTCATCGGCACCCCGCAGAGCGCCTCTGTCGCCGTCACCGCGGGCGGCGCACCGGGCGACGTCCTCAACTTCTGCGCCAACAACTACCTCGGTCTCGCCGACCACCCGGAGGTCGTAGCCGCCGCCAAGGACGCGCTCGACCGCTGGGGCTACGGGATGGCGTCCGTCCGCTTCATCTGCGGCACCCAGGAGATCCACAAGGAGCTCGAGCAGCGTCTCGCCACGTTCCTCGGCCAGGAGGACACGATCCTCTACTCCTCCTGCTTCGACGCCAACGGCGGCGTGTTCGAGACGCTTCTCGGCCCGGAGGACGCCGTCATCTCCGACGCCCTCAACCACGCCTCCATCATCGACGGCATCCGGCTCTCCAAGGCTCGCCGCCACCGCTACGCCAACCGTGACCTCGCCGACCTCGAGCAGCAGCTCAAGGAGACGCAGGACGCCCGCCGCCGCCTGATCGTCACGGACGGCGTCTTCTCCATGGACGGTTACGTCGCCCCGCTCGCCGAGATCTGCGACCTCGCCGACCGCTACGACGCCATGGTCATGGTCGACGACTCCCACGCGGTCGGCTTCGTCGGCCCCGGCGGCCGCGGCACGCCCGAACTGCACGGGGTGATGGACCGCGTCGACATCATCACAGGCACCCTCGGCAAGGCCCTCGGCGGCGCGTCCGGCGGCTACGTCGCCGCCCGCGCCGAGATCGTCGAGCTGCTGCGCCAGCGCTCGCGCCCGTACCTCTTCTCCAACTCCCTCGCCCCGGTGATCGCCGCCGCCTCCCTCAAGGTCCTCGACCTGCTGGAGTCCGCCGGTGACCTGCGGGAGAAGCTCGCCGCCAACACCAAGCTCTTCCGCACCGAGATGGCGGCGGCCGGTTTCGAGATCCTGCCCGGCGACCACGCCATCGCGCCCGTCATGATCGGCGACGCCGCCGAAGCCGGACGCATGGCGGAGCTGCTGCTCGAGCGCGGCGTCTACGTCATCGGCTTCTCCTACCCGGTCGTCCCCATGGGACAGGCCCGGATCCGGGTCCAGCTGTCGGCGGCGCACTCCACCGAGGACGTGACGCGGGCGGTGGCGGCCTTCGTCGACGCACGCGCGACAATGGGCGGGTGA
- a CDS encoding GTP-binding protein, with protein MVSQILDGTGEDSTALALKILVAGGFGVGKTTLVGAVSEIRPLRTEEQLSKVGRTVDDTEGVDRKTTTTVAMDFGRITIRSGLSLYLFGTPGQDRFWFLWDELSQGALGAVVLADTRRLCDCFPAVDYFEHRRIPFVVAVNCFPGARTFAAEDVSRALDLDEGTPVVLCDARERDSGKEVLVRLVEYAGRFHTARILGPAEEPR; from the coding sequence ATGGTTTCCCAGATCCTGGACGGCACCGGTGAGGACAGCACCGCCCTCGCGCTGAAGATCCTGGTCGCCGGCGGCTTCGGCGTCGGCAAGACCACCCTCGTCGGCGCGGTGAGCGAGATCCGGCCGCTGCGCACGGAGGAGCAGCTCAGCAAGGTCGGCCGCACCGTGGACGACACCGAGGGGGTCGACCGCAAGACCACGACGACCGTCGCCATGGACTTCGGCCGTATCACCATCCGGTCCGGCCTGTCCCTGTACCTGTTCGGGACACCCGGCCAGGACCGCTTCTGGTTCCTGTGGGACGAGCTCTCGCAGGGCGCTCTCGGGGCGGTGGTCCTCGCCGACACGCGACGGCTGTGCGACTGCTTCCCCGCCGTGGACTACTTCGAGCACCGTCGTATCCCGTTCGTGGTCGCCGTGAACTGCTTCCCGGGCGCGCGTACCTTCGCGGCCGAGGACGTCTCCCGCGCTCTCGACCTCGACGAGGGGACTCCCGTCGTGCTGTGCGACGCGCGGGAACGCGACTCTGGGAAGGAGGTTCTCGTACGTCTCGTCGAGTACGCCGGACGCTTCCACACGGCCCGGATCCTCGGCCCGGCCGAGGAGCCGAGGTGA
- a CDS encoding DUF6397 family protein, whose translation MTVRQTSATSLALGRAAQELALKRGELELALQLGQVRAARDDGGGPPRVERREIDRLRAARGFPAALRERLRTVGTVDGAALVSISQGRFLRLARTGHFAPVRFYVNRYHAVVWLYLAEEVLDFARDHAVLLTGRTPPEVRALLAAGEDRRPRNWRGRRLGQLLRASSDPWRRAAAIAAVLDPVSVAEMVPDPYERSRLGVLRPDMVPAPPRSLRGREIVERLVTADHPDEILWHRASLADALREAREHSAAPRRVPRTPYAAPRPHTPYAAHAPRTADAPHVPRTPHAALDLAPHTAARRAVPHPAVAVAAASRPAPAVRPPRSTRPWSRPSSSRPGHGSRGTARGLLGRLWRSRAGRA comes from the coding sequence ATGACAGTACGGCAGACGTCCGCGACCAGCCTCGCACTCGGCAGGGCCGCCCAGGAACTGGCGCTGAAGCGGGGCGAGTTGGAGCTGGCGCTCCAGCTGGGCCAGGTGCGTGCGGCGCGGGACGACGGCGGAGGGCCGCCGCGCGTCGAGCGGCGGGAGATCGACCGGCTCCGTGCCGCGCGCGGCTTCCCCGCGGCTCTCCGGGAGCGGCTGCGGACGGTCGGCACGGTCGACGGCGCGGCGCTGGTCTCCATCAGCCAGGGCCGGTTCCTGCGGCTGGCCCGGACCGGTCACTTCGCACCGGTGCGGTTCTACGTCAACCGCTACCACGCCGTGGTGTGGCTCTATCTCGCCGAGGAAGTGCTGGACTTCGCCCGGGACCACGCGGTGCTGCTCACCGGCAGGACACCGCCCGAGGTCCGCGCGCTGCTGGCGGCCGGCGAGGACCGGAGGCCGCGTAACTGGCGGGGGCGGCGGCTCGGCCAATTGCTGCGCGCGAGTTCCGATCCATGGCGGCGCGCGGCGGCGATCGCGGCCGTGCTCGATCCCGTGAGCGTCGCCGAGATGGTTCCCGATCCCTACGAGCGCTCACGCCTCGGCGTCCTCCGCCCGGACATGGTGCCCGCACCACCGAGGTCGCTCCGGGGGAGGGAGATCGTGGAGCGGCTGGTGACCGCCGACCACCCCGACGAGATCCTGTGGCACCGGGCGAGTCTCGCCGATGCCCTGCGGGAGGCGCGCGAACACTCCGCGGCCCCGCGTCGAGTGCCGCGCACGCCCTACGCGGCCCCGCGTCCGCACACGCCCTACGCGGCACACGCACCCCGTACGGCAGACGCACCGCACGTGCCACGCACACCGCACGCGGCACTCGACCTCGCTCCCCACACGGCCGCGCGCCGTGCGGTTCCGCATCCCGCCGTGGCCGTTGCCGCGGCCTCACGCCCCGCCCCCGCCGTGCGGCCCCCGAGGAGTACGCGTCCGTGGAGCAGGCCCTCGAGCTCCCGGCCCGGGCACGGCTCGCGGGGGACGGCACGGGGGCTGCTGGGGCGGCTGTGGCGGAGCCGGGCAGGGCGGGCATGA